Within Halobacterium jilantaiense, the genomic segment CCGTCGTCGGTCACGGTCGCACCCTTGTACTTCTCGTGTGCGACGAGGCCGCGCTCCTCGAGTTTCCCTACCATCTCGTTGACGCTCGCCGGGCTGACGCCGAGTCGGTCGGCGAGTTCCCCGGTCGCCGCGGGGCCGTCGTTCAACTCCTCCACGAGGAAAATCGTCTTCAGGTACTGGTCTGCGGTGTTCACTGGTGGTCACCTCGGGGCCCGCGCGCGTCGGTGTCGCCGGTCATGTTCGGTCCTCCATCAGTCCCGCGACGGCTTCGACGCCCTCCGCTTCGGCCGCCCGAATGTCCCGGAGCGTCGCCAGCAACGCTTCGCGGTCGACGCCGAACTCGGCGTCGCTGGCCTCGATGGCGTCCACGAGGTCGTCGTAGAACTTGTACGCGGTCTCCTCGCCGTGCAGTTGGTCGTAGAGCACGCCGTCGAAGTCCTCCGGGCCGGTCTGCCCGTAGCTCTCCGCGACCAGCGCCTCCACCTCCTCGAAGGGAATGCTATCGGCGTCCAAGTCTTCGATGACGGATTCGAGAAGTTCCCGGTGCTCGGCGGACTCCTCGCTGGCCTCCGAGAGCAACGCCTCGATGTCGTCGTCGCGGTCGGTCTCCGGCAGCGACTGGTAGTGCCGGTGGGCGCGCACCTCGACGACCTCCTCGAGGACGACGCCGATCTGCAGCAGGCGCGCGAGCTGCGTGTCGGTGTCGACGCGCGCTGCGACGGAACTCACGGCAGCCACCTCGCGAGCGGTACAGTCTCCATGTTGTCGGGTAGTCGTCCGAAGCGGACTTAAGCCGTTCCCTCTCGGGGGCGGCTTACGCGAGGCGCTCGGCGATGCGCGTCTCGAGATCCTCGCGGAGTTCGTCGACCTCCACTTCCTCGAGCACGGGGACGAAGAAGCCCTCGACGAGCATGTCCTTGGCCTGCTGCTCGGTGAGGCCGCGGCCCTGCATGTAGAACAGCGTCTCCTGGTCGACCTGACCGACGGTCGCCGAGTGCGACGCCTCGGTGTCGTGGTTGTTGATGATGAGCTTCGGGGAGGCGTCGGCCTCGCTCTCGTCGCTCAGCATCAGGGTGTTCTCGCGCTGGTAGCTCGACGTGTCCCAGGCCTCGCGGCCGACGTCCTGGACGCCCTCGTAGACGCTTCGGGCCTCGTCGTCGATGACGCCGCGAGTCACGAGGTCGGCAGTCGTGTGCTCGGCTCGGTGCCAGACCTTCGCGTCGAGGTCGAAGTGCTGGTCGTCGTGGCCGAAGAACGCGCCGACGATCTTCGTCTCGCTGCCGTCGCCGTTCAGCTCCGTGGCAACGCCGGTTTTCGTCAGCCGGCTGCCGAGGTTCCCCTCGATCCAGTTGACCGTACTGTAGGTGCCGGCGTCGCCGCGTTTGACGGTGTAATTGTACGTCTGCTGGTCGAAGTCCTGAAGACTTCCGTACTGGACGTAGGAGTTCTCGCCCGCGTCGACTTCGACGATGCCGCTGTAGTAGCGCTCGCCCTCGACCTCGTCGCCGGTGTCCTGGCGCTCCAAGATGGTGGCGGAGGCGTTCGTCTCGGTGACGACGAGCGTGTAGTTGAACAGCGACCGCGAGTTCATGGACGTCCGGATGGTGACGTCCTCGGCGTCGACGCCCTCGGGGACGTAGACGACCGTCCCCGTCGTGAACAGCGCCGTCGACAGCGCCGTCAGGCGGTTCTGCTGCGGGTCGACGACGCTGCCGAAGTGCTCCTCGACGAGGTCGGCGAGGTCGTCGTCCTGCAGGGCGTCGTGGAATGACTCCACGCGGGCGTTCTCAGCGCCGACCTGGTCTTTGTCCTCGGTCTGCGTGAGCGGGTCGACGAGCGCCTCGAAGTCGAGGTCCTCGAGGTTCGTCCACTTCCGACCGGGCGTCTGGATGACGCTCGGGTAGTCGAGGTCGTCGAGCGTGTCGAGCGCGTCGAGTCGCGTCTCGAGGAGCCACTCGGGCTCGTCGCGCTCCTCGGCGAGCTGGCGTACCGTCTCTTCGGAGATGTCCTTGTGTAGCTGCGTGCTCATGTTATCCGAGACTCCCCTCCATCTCGAGCTCGATGAGGCGGTTCAGTTCGACCGCGTACTCGATGGGTAGCTCCTCCGTGATCGGCTCGATGAACCCGGAGACGATCATCTGCTTGGCGTCGTCGTCGTCGAGGCCGCGGCTCTGGAGGTAGAAGACGTCCTCGTCGCCGATCTTCCCGACGGTCGCCTCGTGGGCGACGTCGACCTTCGACTCGTTGATCTCCATGTACGGCATGGTGTCGCTGGTCGACTCGTTGTCGAACATCAGCGCGTCGCACTCGACGTTCGTCTTCGAGTCCTCCGCGCCGTCCGCGATGTGGACGAGGCCGCGGTAGTTCGTGCGGCCGCCGTCTTTCGCGACGGACTTCGACTCGATTGTGGACTTCGTCTCCGGGGCGTTGTGGTAGACCTTCGCGCCGGTGTCGATGTTCTGTCCCTCGCCCGCGAACGCGATGGTGATGTGGTTGTCAGTCGCGCCGCGGCCCTTGAGGATGGTCGACGGGTACAGCATCGTCGCCTTCGACCCCATGGAGCCCGAAACCCACTCCATCGTGCCGTTCTTCTCGCAGATGGCGCGCTTCGTGTTGAGGTTGAACGTGTTCTTCGACCAGTTCTGGACGGTCGAGTACTGCACGTGCGCGTCCTCGCCGACGTACACTTCGACGCCGCCGGAGTGGAGGTTGTGGCTCGCGTACTTCGGAGCCGAGCAGCCCTCGATGTAGTGGACCTCGGAGCCCTTCTCGGCGATGATGAGCGTGTGCTCGAACTGGCCCATGCCCTCGGAGTTCATCCGGAAGTAGGCCTGCACCGGCATGTTCACCGTGACGTCCTCGGGGACGTACACGAACGACCCGCCCGACCAGACAGCGCCGTGGAGTGCGGCGAACTTGTTGTCGCTGGCGGGCACGCAGTCCGTCATGAAGTGCTCTTTGACGAGCTCCGGGTGCTCCCGAACGGCCTCGTCCATGTTGCAGAAGACGACGCCCTTCTCCTCCCAGCGCTCCTGCATGTTCTGGTAGACGACCTCCGACTCGTACTGCGCGCCGACGCCGGAGAGCGCGTTGCGCTCCGCCTCGGGGATGCCCAGCTGCTCGAAGGTGTCCTGAATGTTCTCGGGGAGTTCGTCCCAGTCGTCGACGCCCTCGCGCTTGTCAACGTCCGGTCGGATGTACGGGACGATCTCCTCGATGTCGAGCTCGGAGAGGTCCGGCTGGCCCGGCCAGTCCGTCGGCATCGGCATCTTCTTGTACTGTTCGAGTGCGCGGAGGCGGCGCTCGAGCATCCAGTCGGGCTCGTCTTTGTCCTCGGAGATGACGCGAATCGTCTCCTCGGTCAGGCCCTTCTCGGACTCGAAGGCGGACTCCTCCTCCTTCTTGAACTCGAAACGCGCCTCGGTGTCAGTGTCTTGTATGTCTTCGGAACTCATGGTGTGTGTTGGTGGGGTGGCGTCCGGGGGCCGTTACGCGGTCTCGTAGACCTGCTCGCGGACCCAGTCGTAGCCCTCGTCCTCGAGCTTCTCGGCGAGTTCGGCGTCGCCCTCCATGACGACCTCACCGTCGAGCATGATGTGGACGCGGTCGGGTTCGACGTAGTCGAGGATGCGCTGGTAGTGCGTAATCTGGAGGATACCGGTGCCCTGCTCGTCGCGGAGCGCGTTGATGCCCTCGGAGACGTCCTGCAGGCGGTCGATGTCCAGCCCGGAGTCGATCTCGTCGAGCACGGCGATGCTCGGCTCGAGGATGGCGGCCTGAAGGACCTCGTTCTGCTTCTTCTCGCCGCCGGAGAAGCCCGCGTTCAGGTAGCGGTTCGCGAACTTCTCGTCCATGTCGAGCAGCTCCATCTTCTCGGAGAGCAGCTCCTGGAACTCGGCGACGCCGATTTCGCCCTCGTCGGCGGGCCCCTCCATCGGGGAGTTCTCGTAGCCCGCGTCGTCCTCTTCGTCGTCCTCGTCGCCCTCACCGAAGAGGAGTTCGTCGCGCTCTTCGAGGCTGGCGTTGAGCGCCGTGCGGAGGAAGTTCACGAGTGTGACGCCCTCGATTTCGGCGGGGTACTGGAAGCCGAGGTAGATGCCGAGCGCGGCGCGCTCGTTCGGCTCCAGGTCAAGCAGGTCGAAGGTGCGTTCGTCCTCGGGGACGTCTTCGACGCCCTCGAAGTCGCCGTCTTCGAGCGTGAGCAGTACTTCGCCGTCGGTGACGTCGTAGGCGGGGTGGCCGGCGATGACCTTCGCCGTGGTGGACTTCCCGGAGCCGTTGGGGCCCATGAGGGCGTGAATCTCCCCGGAGGGAATCTCGAGGTTCACGCCTTCGAGAATCGTCTCACCGCCGTCCTCAGCCACTTCCGCGTGTACGTCGTTGAGTTGGAGCGTAGCCATCGATTAGGTCATCCTAAACAACGTCCGTGAGGCCTATAACGGTTGCGGATTTCACCGTCGTTGTTTCCTCGACGAGAAAAATGAATTTGTGAATCGGAAAATCACGTCAGTCGTCGGCGACGACGGGGTCCCCGTGTTCCACCCGGGTTCCGAGGACGTCGAGGAACTGCGAGAGCCACTCGGCGTGGTCGGGCCAGGCCTGCGCAGTCACGAGGTTTCCGTCGGTCGTCACCTCGTCGACCCACGTGCAGCCGGCCGCCTCGCACTCGGGTCGAACGGCCGGATACGACGTCAGCTCGTACCCGTCGAGGACCCCAGCGGCCGCCAGCACCTGTGGCCCGTGGCAGAGCGTCGCCACGGGCTTGTCCGCGTCGAAGAAGTGCTGTACGGTCTCGATGACCTCGTCTTCGTCGGGAGTTTCGCCGGTCAGTACCCCCGGCCGTTCAACCCCGTCTACGCCGTGACGAAGTGGTGGACGCGCGGCTTCGCGCACAGCGTCGAAGCCCGCTACGGCGACGACGGCGTCGCCGTCACCGTCGTCAACCCCAGCGAGGTCCGCACCCGGTTCAACGAGGCCGACGGCACCGCCTTCGAGGACGCCTTCGACGAGGGCGAGGTCTGCGAACCCGAAGACGTCGCCGACGCCATCGCGTTCGCCGCGACGACGGACGCACCCGCGACCGCGAGCGAAATCGACGTCTACCGGCAGGACAAGTTCTCGCACTTCTGAACGGCAGCCGGACGGGGTGCGCTCGGAGCGTTACGTGAAACTGCCGAGCCCGGTCTGCGTCTGGCCGGACTTCACCTCGTTCCAGGAGATGTTCAGAGCTTCGAGGATGCGCTCGATGGGTCCCTTCAGCGTCTTGTCCAGCATCTTGTCGTAGTCGACCTCGAACTCGCCGGGAATCTGGTCGGCGTACTCGTAACAGATGACGTCCGGGTCGCGCTTGAACTCGATGTACAGCGGGTCGTCGTCGGCACCCGGGTTGTCGGTCTCGAAGCCCCGGAAGAACTCGGGGTGGACCTTCGCGAGGTAGAGCCGTTTCGGCTTCGACCCGCGGTCGAAGTTCGTCCCGAGCAGGAGGTTCGCGTACTTCGCGCCCCGCACCTGTGCGGTGTCGGTGTCGTAGTTGTCCAGGCGTTTGCCGATGCCGCCCGGGATGCCGATGTCGTCGAGGTCTACCTCGCCCTCGCGGAAGTCCTCGATGACGCCGTGGACGTAGTCCTCGACGCCGTCCACGTCGCCCTCGCGCACCACGAGGTCGATGACCTCCTTCTGGACGCGCTTCGTGATGGGCGCGATGTCCGAGCGCTGGTACTCGAAGCCCGTGATGTCGACGTCGTCGACGTCCTTGCCCTCCTTCCAGACGATGTGACCGGCGTAGCGCTTCTTCTTGCCCGCCTGGAAGAACCGCCGGTAGAGCTTCTCGAACTCGATCTGGAAGCGGTGGTCGTCGGCGTTCAACTGCTCGCGGGCGAACTCGTCGTAGGCGGCGTTGATGTGGTCCTCGATGTCGAAGGACTCCTCGATGGCCTCCTCCTTGGTCATCCCGCCGCCGAGTTCGAGCATCACCGAGTCGGTGTCACCGTACGCGACCTCGTAGCCGAAGTCCTCGGCAGCCGCCTCGGTGAACGAGATGACCTCCCGGTTCGTGGACGTGACGCCCGCGCTCATCGCGCGGTCGTACAGCCGGAAGCGGTCCCAGCCGAACACGCCGTAGAGGCTGTTCATGATGACCTTCACGGCGGCCTGCTGGCGGTCGTAGCGCTCGTAGTCCTCGCTGTCCGGATCGTGCTGGTCGCGGAGTTCCTTCTTGTCCTCGCGCTCGGTGAGCAGTTCGTCGACCATCTCCCGGATGATGCCGTCCGGTTCCTTGCGGAAGTGGACGCCCGTCGGCGTCTGGTAGGTGTCGCCGTCGAACGTCTCGGGGTCGACTTTCGTCTCCGGGCTGGCGTTGATGGTCACCATCGACATCGGGTAGAGGCTCTTCAGGTCCAGCACGGAGACGTTCTCCCGGACGCCCGTGATGGGGTCGAAGACCGCGCCGCCCTCGAACTCCTCGGCCTCCTGTTGGCCCTTCGACGGCAGCACGAAGTTCCCGAACGCCTTGTGGAGGACGTACATGTCCACGGCGTCGCCGGGCGTCGTTGCGTCTTCGAGTTTGCAGCCCACCAGCTTGCGGGCCTCGTCCCAGAACGCGACGATGGACTGCTTGCGGTCGATTTCGACGCAGAGCTCCACGTCCCGGAGGTTGTACTCCAGGAGGCGTTCGGGGTCGTCCTCCCAGAGGTCGCCGATGTCGCCCGGGTAGCGCTCCTTCCCGACGCCGAGTTCCTGCTCGCCGACGGCGTCCAGCCGGTAGGAGTCGAGTTCGGAGTACTTCGTGCGCTGGTAGGCGTACAGCAGGTCGAAGACGACCCGGCCCTTGACGTTCGGGCCGCCCCAGCCGGAGGTCCAGACCTCGCTCACGCGCGACAGCCGGTCGGAGTCGAGGTCGTGACTCGTTCCAGAGTCGAGCTCGTCCAGCCGGTCGATGAGGTACGGCGCGTCGAAGTCGTCGAAGTTCCAGCCAGTCAGCACGTCGGGGTCCGTCTCCTCGATGTACGAGAGGAACGCCTCGTGCATCGCCTCCTCGCTGTCGAAGACCCGGACGTCGACGTCGAAGTCGTCCGTCAGCGGGTCGTAGCCCGGCACCTCGCCGGGGCTCTCGACGGTCGCGTCGGGGGCCGTGTACAGCCACGCGACGTACTCGTCGCGGTAACTGTCGTGGCTCGTCAGGCAGACCACCGGCTCCTCGCCGTCCTCCGGGAAGCCGTTGCGGTCGTCGACCTCGATGTCGAACGTGTTCACGCGCAGGTCGGCCGCCACCTCGCAGGCCTCGACCTCGTCGTGGTGGACGTAGACGGCACCGTCGTCGGCGCGGCGGTCCGGCACCCGGACACCCTCGGTGATGTCCTTGTCGATGAGCAGCCGGTTCGGGAACAGGATGTCCGCCTCGTAGTGCTCGAACTCGTCGCGGATGTTCCCGACGTCCCGCGGCGTCCGACCGAATATCCGGGTCAGTTCCTCGCCCCGGATTGACTCGTAGCCGTCCTCGGTGCCCGTGATGACGTCCCGGGTGAGGTCGTCCTCGGAGAGGCTGTCCGTCGGCGCGTAGAAGTACGGCCGGAAGCCGTGAACGCGGACGTGCTCGGCCTCGTTGTCCTCGGTGCGACCGAAGACGTGGAGGACCGGGCGCTCGCGGTCGCCGGACCCCTCGACGGTGTAATCGACCTGTGTCACCATCAGCTCGACCTCGCCCTCGGCGTCCGGCAGCGCGTCCTGCTCCGCGGTCAGCACCTCGTTCACGACGGGGTCGGCGTCACCCGCGACGACTTCGGCCTCCGCGCGGACCGTCTCCTCACCGGGACCGTCGCCGCCGTTCCCGTCGCTCTCGTGCATGAACTCGGAGAGCTCGGTGTTTCCCATTATCTCTCGGTTCGTTCGTCCACCCTAAAAACTCGCCCTTCGCCGCGGCAGATTCGGACACGGGGAGAAGGCTTATATCATGTGACTCCATACCAAACTTCGAGGTGACAGACGTGACAGACCACGCAGCGGGCGACCGGCATCGCCACAACGACGTCCCACAGCTGCCCGAGGGTGACGACGCACGAGACAGCGTCGAAGCCTACGACACAGACGACGGCGTCGTACTCTACGACGCGGAGAATCCGCTCGCGTGGCTCAAAGGCACGAACGCCGTGCCACTGGGCGACGCCCTCTAGAACCAGTAACGCTTTCCTCCCACACACCCCAGTTCTGGTCGTGCTCGACGACCTCCCGTTCGCCGACGAGGAATCCGAGGCCGAGCAGGAGCTGGCTCCCTCGGTCGACATCCCGGACTCGTCGGCCGCCAGCACCGAGCTCAAGCGACAGTTCTGGTCGCTCGTGCTCGTGTTCAACGCCGCGCTGCTCGCCCTCAGCGTCGGCGCGATGCTCGTCGGCTTCCAGGGCGACTGGGACGCCGGCGGCAGTCTGCTCGCAGCCGGCGCTATTCTCTCGGTCTACGGCTCCTACAAGTACCGCGTCTACAGCCGGAAGGACTAACGCCGTCGACGGCCTCGCCGTAGGCATGCGGACGGTAGTCGACGGCGACGACCGGCGCTGGGTGCTCCTCAAGCAGAGCAGCGAGAGCAGTCGCGTCCGCGACCCGGAGACCGGCGAGGAGACGTTCCGACCGAACGACGACCTCGAACCGGCGGGCGGCGAGTCGCCGTTCGAGGCGCTCGCCCGGGCAGTCCCCGGGCCCGCCCGCCGGATTCTGCGCGCCTGCCACGAGGACTGGCAGGTCGGGCTGCTCGTCTCGCTCGCCGACGACGGCCCCCGGCCGGTCCGGGCGCTGCTGGGCGAGTCCGCGGCCTGCGAGAGCGACTTCCTCGGAGCCGTCACCGAACTCCGCGCAGCGGGGCTGCTCGCGGAGACCACGGTCGCAGGCGAACGCGCCTACGAACTCACCGACGCCGGCCGCGACGGCGTCGACGCGCTCCGTCAGACGGACTGAGCGCGGCCGTGGTAGCCGGTCACCGCCAGCACGGACAGCGACACCGCAGACGCCCCGATGCCGAACGCCCACACGAGCGGCACCGACGCGGCGACGCCTGCGACGCCGAGACCGGCACCCGCAAGCGCCAGCGCGCCGCCGAGAAGCAGCAGCTGCCGGAGTGCTGTCCACCCGATATCCTGTTCCGTATCCCCTGTCGTCGTCTTGGTGCCCGAGGACGTACCCTGACTCGTCGACATGGTAGCTGTTTGTCCGCTACCCGTGAGAACCTTCCGGCGCTACTCGGAGACTGGGACGGTCTCGCCGCGCACCACACGGGAGCGATTCGACGTGGCGTCTTTCTCGACGCGCACCACGTCGTCGGCTGCGTCCACGAGCTCGTCGTCGTGGCTCACCACGACAATCTGCTCGACGCCGAGCTTGCGCATCGACTCCACGAGCTCCACGAGCTGCGAGACGTGCCCGGAGTCGAGGAACACGGTCGGTTCGTCGAGGATGAGCGGCGGCAGCGGCGCTTCCCCCTCGATGCCCTCCGCGAGCAGCCGGTAGATGGCGGTCCGCAGACTGAGGTTGAACAGCGCGCGCTCCCCGCCGGAGAGCTGCTCGGGCTCCAGCGGCTCACCGTCCTTCTGGTAGACCGTGAGCTCGTACTCGCCGGAGAGCTCGATGCGGGCGTACGAGTCGTTCTGGTAGACCAGCTCGAACGTCTCGTTCAGCAGGCGTTCGAGCTTCGAGACGTTCTGCTGGCGGAGTTCGGCCCGGAGCTCGCCGTACGTCGACTCCAGCTCCGAGACCTCGTCGTGGAGCGCCTGCAGGTCCTCGTAGCGGGACTGCACGCGCTCGCGCTCCTCGCGCAATTCCTCTAATCGCCGAATTTCGCCTTTCAGGTCTCCGATGTTCTCTGTGAGCTCGTCTTTCCGTTCTCGGAGATTCTTGAGTTCCGGCTCCACGTCCGCCAGGTAGTCCTCGGCGCGCGCCTTGTCGTCGCGGGCGGCCTGGACGCGGTCCTCGTCGAACTCCGCCTCCAGGTCGCGCTTGCGGTCCCGCAAGTCAGAGAGCCGGTCGCGGCGCTCCTCGTTCTGGTCGGCCAGCGACTCGCGTCTCTCCGACAGCCGCTCGGCCTCCGTCCGGTGCTCCGCGGCGTCAGTCAGAACGTCGACGAGTTCGTCGAGGACCGCCAGACGCTGCTTCAGCTCGGTCTGCTCCGCGTTCAGGTCGGCGAGCGTCTCGCGCTTCTCGGTCTCCTGCTCCCGCTTCGCCTCAGCCTCCTCGCGGGCCTCCGCGGACTCCTCGGCGAGTTCGTCGGCGCGCTCCCGTTTCTCGGTGGCCTGCTCGCGTTTCGACTCGGCGGCGTCGGCTTTCTCCTCGCGGCGCTCGACGGCAAGGTCTCGGTTCTGTTCGAGGTCCGAGACCTCGCGTTCGGCGTTCACGAGCGCCTCCGCGCGGTCGACGCGCTCGGTCGCGTCTTCGAGGTCGCGCTCGACGGCTTCCACGTCGTCTTGCAGCTCGGCGACGCGCTTCCGGTACTCGTCGACGCTCTCGACGTGCGGAGAGCCCTCGACGGGCTGCCCGCACTCGGGGCACTTCCCCTCGTCGAGCAGCGCCTCGGCCTCGGAGACGCGGTCCTCGGCGGACTGGAGGTCGGCTCGGAGCGCCTCGCGCTGCTCACGGAGGTCCTCGCGCTCGCGCTCGGCGTCGGACAGGAACGACTCGGCGTCGCCGAACTCCACGGGTGCGTCCTCGAACGCCGCCTTCTCGTCCGCGATTTGCTCGTCCAGTTCCTCAATTCGCTCGACGGCGGCCTCTCGCTCGCCGTCGGCCTCGTCGGCTTCGGCGGCGAGCGCGTCGGCCTCCTCGCGCAGGGATTCGGCGCGCTCTTCGAGGTCGTCGGCGCGCTCCGCGGCGCTGTCGGCCTGCTCGGAGAGCCGGGAGGCCTCCGGAGCCACCTCGCTCACCTGCTCGGTCACGGCCTCGCGCTCTGTCTCGACGGCCTCGCGTTCGGCTTCGGCAGCCTCGACGTCGGGGTCGTCGAGGCCGGCCTCGGTCGCGAGGTCGGCGGCCTTGTCGCCGCGGTCGCTCGCGCGCTCGCGGTGCTCGCTGGCGCGTTCGGCGAGGTCCTCGCGCTCGCTCTCGGCCTCGGCGACGGCCTCCCGGACCTCCCCGATTTTCTCCGTGACGGCTTCGAGTTCCTCGCGTTTCTCCTCGTAGCGCTCCAGGACGTCCTCGGCGTCGTCGAGGGTCTCCTGGGCGCGCTCGCGCTGCGCCTCGTAGTTCTCGACGTTCTCGGTCACCTCGGCGAGCTCGGATTTCAGGGCCGCGAGCCGGTCGTGGGGGTCCTGGTCTTCCTTCTCCGCAATCTGGTCGTCGAGCCTGTCGAGTTGCCCCTCGACGTTACTCTTCACGTCCTCCACGCCGAGGCGGGCGTCGCTGGCGCGCTCCCGGTAGTCTTCGAGTTTCCCGAGCTGGAGCAGGTCGTCGATCATGTCCTGTCGCGTGCTCGGCGAGGCGTTGATGAGCTTGTTCACCTCGCCCTGCCGGACGTACGCGCAGTTCACGAACGCCTCGGCGTCCATCCGCAGGAGGTCCGCGACGTGGGCTTCCACGTCCCGGGCACCCTCGACCTGGCCGGAGGGCGTCTCCAGCACGCAGTCCGCCGTCGTCGCGCGGTCACCGGTGTACCGCACGCGCCGGTGGACGTGGTAGTCACCGCCCGCGTGCTCGAACCAGAGGTCGATTTCGGCCTCCTCCTCGCCGATGGTCACGACCTCGTCGAGGGTCTTGTCGAGCGCGGTGGCACCGTACAGCGCGAAGAAACA encodes:
- a CDS encoding rubrerythrin produces the protein MSSVAARVDTDTQLARLLQIGVVLEEVVEVRAHRHYQSLPETDRDDDIEALLSEASEESAEHRELLESVIEDLDADSIPFEEVEALVAESYGQTGPEDFDGVLYDQLHGEETAYKFYDDLVDAIEASDAEFGVDREALLATLRDIRAAEAEGVEAVAGLMEDRT
- the sufD gene encoding Fe-S cluster assembly protein SufD yields the protein MSTQLHKDISEETVRQLAEERDEPEWLLETRLDALDTLDDLDYPSVIQTPGRKWTNLEDLDFEALVDPLTQTEDKDQVGAENARVESFHDALQDDDLADLVEEHFGSVVDPQQNRLTALSTALFTTGTVVYVPEGVDAEDVTIRTSMNSRSLFNYTLVVTETNASATILERQDTGDEVEGERYYSGIVEVDAGENSYVQYGSLQDFDQQTYNYTVKRGDAGTYSTVNWIEGNLGSRLTKTGVATELNGDGSETKIVGAFFGHDDQHFDLDAKVWHRAEHTTADLVTRGVIDDEARSVYEGVQDVGREAWDTSSYQRENTLMLSDESEADASPKLIINNHDTEASHSATVGQVDQETLFYMQGRGLTEQQAKDMLVEGFFVPVLEEVEVDELREDLETRIAERLA
- the sufB gene encoding Fe-S cluster assembly protein SufB, which translates into the protein MSSEDIQDTDTEARFEFKKEEESAFESEKGLTEETIRVISEDKDEPDWMLERRLRALEQYKKMPMPTDWPGQPDLSELDIEEIVPYIRPDVDKREGVDDWDELPENIQDTFEQLGIPEAERNALSGVGAQYESEVVYQNMQERWEEKGVVFCNMDEAVREHPELVKEHFMTDCVPASDNKFAALHGAVWSGGSFVYVPEDVTVNMPVQAYFRMNSEGMGQFEHTLIIAEKGSEVHYIEGCSAPKYASHNLHSGGVEVYVGEDAHVQYSTVQNWSKNTFNLNTKRAICEKNGTMEWVSGSMGSKATMLYPSTILKGRGATDNHITIAFAGEGQNIDTGAKVYHNAPETKSTIESKSVAKDGGRTNYRGLVHIADGAEDSKTNVECDALMFDNESTSDTMPYMEINESKVDVAHEATVGKIGDEDVFYLQSRGLDDDDAKQMIVSGFIEPITEELPIEYAVELNRLIELEMEGSLG
- a CDS encoding ABC transporter ATP-binding protein yields the protein MATLQLNDVHAEVAEDGGETILEGVNLEIPSGEIHALMGPNGSGKSTTAKVIAGHPAYDVTDGEVLLTLEDGDFEGVEDVPEDERTFDLLDLEPNERAALGIYLGFQYPAEIEGVTLVNFLRTALNASLEERDELLFGEGDEDDEEDDAGYENSPMEGPADEGEIGVAEFQELLSEKMELLDMDEKFANRYLNAGFSGGEKKQNEVLQAAILEPSIAVLDEIDSGLDIDRLQDVSEGINALRDEQGTGILQITHYQRILDYVEPDRVHIMLDGEVVMEGDAELAEKLEDEGYDWVREQVYETA
- a CDS encoding DNA-directed DNA polymerase, coding for MGNTELSEFMHESDGNGGDGPGEETVRAEAEVVAGDADPVVNEVLTAEQDALPDAEGEVELMVTQVDYTVEGSGDRERPVLHVFGRTEDNEAEHVRVHGFRPYFYAPTDSLSEDDLTRDVITGTEDGYESIRGEELTRIFGRTPRDVGNIRDEFEHYEADILFPNRLLIDKDITEGVRVPDRRADDGAVYVHHDEVEACEVAADLRVNTFDIEVDDRNGFPEDGEEPVVCLTSHDSYRDEYVAWLYTAPDATVESPGEVPGYDPLTDDFDVDVRVFDSEEAMHEAFLSYIEETDPDVLTGWNFDDFDAPYLIDRLDELDSGTSHDLDSDRLSRVSEVWTSGWGGPNVKGRVVFDLLYAYQRTKYSELDSYRLDAVGEQELGVGKERYPGDIGDLWEDDPERLLEYNLRDVELCVEIDRKQSIVAFWDEARKLVGCKLEDATTPGDAVDMYVLHKAFGNFVLPSKGQQEAEEFEGGAVFDPITGVRENVSVLDLKSLYPMSMVTINASPETKVDPETFDGDTYQTPTGVHFRKEPDGIIREMVDELLTEREDKKELRDQHDPDSEDYERYDRQQAAVKVIMNSLYGVFGWDRFRLYDRAMSAGVTSTNREVISFTEAAAEDFGYEVAYGDTDSVMLELGGGMTKEEAIEESFDIEDHINAAYDEFAREQLNADDHRFQIEFEKLYRRFFQAGKKKRYAGHIVWKEGKDVDDVDITGFEYQRSDIAPITKRVQKEVIDLVVREGDVDGVEDYVHGVIEDFREGEVDLDDIGIPGGIGKRLDNYDTDTAQVRGAKYANLLLGTNFDRGSKPKRLYLAKVHPEFFRGFETDNPGADDDPLYIEFKRDPDVICYEYADQIPGEFEVDYDKMLDKTLKGPIERILEALNISWNEVKSGQTQTGLGSFT
- a CDS encoding DUF7331 family protein is translated as MTDVTDHAAGDRHRHNDVPQLPEGDDARDSVEAYDTDDGVVLYDAENPLAWLKGTNAVPLGDAL
- a CDS encoding DUF7322 domain-containing protein, whose protein sequence is MLDDLPFADEESEAEQELAPSVDIPDSSAASTELKRQFWSLVLVFNAALLALSVGAMLVGFQGDWDAGGSLLAAGAILSVYGSYKYRVYSRKD
- a CDS encoding DUF7346 family protein, producing MRTVVDGDDRRWVLLKQSSESSRVRDPETGEETFRPNDDLEPAGGESPFEALARAVPGPARRILRACHEDWQVGLLVSLADDGPRPVRALLGESAACESDFLGAVTELRAAGLLAETTVAGERAYELTDAGRDGVDALRQTD
- the rad50 gene encoding DNA double-strand break repair ATPase Rad50, coding for MKFTRLSLRNFKCYEDADVTLDRGVTVIHGLNGSGKSSLLEACFFALYGATALDKTLDEVVTIGEEEAEIDLWFEHAGGDYHVHRRVRYTGDRATTADCVLETPSGQVEGARDVEAHVADLLRMDAEAFVNCAYVRQGEVNKLINASPSTRQDMIDDLLQLGKLEDYRERASDARLGVEDVKSNVEGQLDRLDDQIAEKEDQDPHDRLAALKSELAEVTENVENYEAQRERAQETLDDAEDVLERYEEKREELEAVTEKIGEVREAVAEAESEREDLAERASEHRERASDRGDKAADLATEAGLDDPDVEAAEAEREAVETEREAVTEQVSEVAPEASRLSEQADSAAERADDLEERAESLREEADALAAEADEADGEREAAVERIEELDEQIADEKAAFEDAPVEFGDAESFLSDAEREREDLREQREALRADLQSAEDRVSEAEALLDEGKCPECGQPVEGSPHVESVDEYRKRVAELQDDVEAVERDLEDATERVDRAEALVNAEREVSDLEQNRDLAVERREEKADAAESKREQATEKRERADELAEESAEAREEAEAKREQETEKRETLADLNAEQTELKQRLAVLDELVDVLTDAAEHRTEAERLSERRESLADQNEERRDRLSDLRDRKRDLEAEFDEDRVQAARDDKARAEDYLADVEPELKNLRERKDELTENIGDLKGEIRRLEELREERERVQSRYEDLQALHDEVSELESTYGELRAELRQQNVSKLERLLNETFELVYQNDSYARIELSGEYELTVYQKDGEPLEPEQLSGGERALFNLSLRTAIYRLLAEGIEGEAPLPPLILDEPTVFLDSGHVSQLVELVESMRKLGVEQIVVVSHDDELVDAADDVVRVEKDATSNRSRVVRGETVPVSE